From Diceros bicornis minor isolate mBicDic1 chromosome 17, mDicBic1.mat.cur, whole genome shotgun sequence, the proteins below share one genomic window:
- the LOC131415646 gene encoding olfactory receptor 6C75 encodes MRNYTEIREFILVGLTNDPQWQVVLFIFLLVTYMLSVTGNLIIITLTLSDPHLQTPMYFFLRNFSFLEISFTSVCIPRFLVTVVTGNRTISYSGCVAQLFFFIFLGVTEFYLLAAMSYDRYVAICKPLHYTTIMSSRVCILLVFSSWLAGFLIIFPPITLLLRLDFCASNIIDHFICDSSPILQLSCTNTHFLELMAFVLAVVTLMVTLTLVILSYTYIIRTILRIPSTSQRKKAFSTCSSHMIVVSLSYGSCIFMYIKPSARERVSLSKGVAVLNTSVAPLLNPFIYTLRNQQVKQAFMTLVQRMVLSSNK; translated from the coding sequence atgagaaattacACAGAAATAAGAGAATTTATTCTTGTTGGATTGACAAATGACCCACAGTGGCAGGTTGTACTTTTCATCTTTCTGCTTGTTACCTACATGCTAAGTGTGACTGGGAACCTGATCATTATCACTCTCACCCTTTCAGATCCCCATCTGCAGACTCCGATGTATTTCTTCCTTCGAAACTTCTCATTCCTAGAAATATCATTCACGTCTGTCTGCATTCCCAGATTCCTTGTCACTGTAGTGACGGGTAACAGAACCATTTCCTATAGTGGTTGTGTGGCTCAGttattttttttcatcttcttgGGGGTAACAGAATTTTACCTTCTGGCCGCCATgtcctatgaccgctatgtggccatctgcaaacctctGCATTACACCACCATCATGAGCAGCAGAGTCTGTATCCTTCTTGTCTTTAGCTCATGGCTTGCAGGATTCCTGATCATCTTTCCACCAATAACCCTGCTGCTACGGTTGGATTTCTGTGCCTCCAATATAATTGACCATTTTATCTGTGACTCTTCTCCAATTCTGCAGCTTTCTTGCACAAACACTCACTTTCTAGAACTCATGGCATTTGTTTTAGCTGTGGTAACACTCATGGTCACCTTAACACTGGTTATTCTCTCCTACACATACATCATCCGGACAATTCTGAGAATTCCTTCCACGAGTCAAAGGAAAAAAGCCTTTTCCACGTGTTCCTCCCACATGATAGTTGTCTCCCTCTCTTACGGTAGCTGCATCTTCATGTACATTAAGCCTTCTGCAAGGGAAAGAGTGTCTTTAAGCAAAGGAGTTGCTGTGCTCAATACCTCAGTGGCCCCTCTCTTGAATCCTTTCATATATACACTAAGAAATCAGCAAGTGAAGCAAGCCTTCATGACGTTGGTCCAGAGAATGGTCTTGTCTTCAAATAAATGA